CGGGTCTTCGCACCAACAAAGAGACGCTAAGTTCAAATGAGTTGTGTCTAATTTTGTTTAGTGGCGGCCACTAAAATTGTTTGCCATCTGCCAGGCAAATGTGGTGTCAAAAACCCCTGGCCGAAGGTCTACCATCTTGTGGCAACTTCCCCGAAGGTCACAATGGGGCATCAGTCATCGGCAGTGCACCGCCAAAGTATTGCACAGTGGTTCCTTAGTGGGTTACATATGTAGCCTCAGTGACGGGGCTCCAACCGGTTTGGCATCACGTTTTCCCAGTTCTGTTTTCAGTCTGCCAAGTGATTCCCAGCCCAAGTGGGCTCTAGTCGCgttaacaacaaaataaaagccgATCTAGGCGAACATGACTAGATTTTATTGCTTTCGATTTCAATCAGCATAATGCGTCGGATTATTTTCGACACGTGCCTACTAAATAGTCATTAAAACACCATACTTGTGGGTCACTAACTGAacgaataataaaataataattgtgAACCCCACACCCATCGGAAGtaaagtaaattaaattaaatgcaatttttacACAAATAAATGCGTCACAAAtaataacataaaataaaaactaaaaaaaataaagaatttgTCAGAATTCTAACTCCCTTTAAATTAAGACTTCAAATTAGAGGAATTTCCTGTCATAAAAGTCACAGTTTAGtgtaaaaatattacaaagtTTTAACATGGGCTTGGAggaaaattactcatacgcaaaGTAGTTTTTAATGGTAGTATCTTTCAAAGTAGtaagaaaaatatgaatattatAAAGTTGGTAAATAGTTAAATAGCTTACACAGTatctgtaaataaataattcaatgaTGGAAAGttttttcatataaaaaatacCCTTTAAcgataaataaattaagtaaaactAGTTACACAAAGTATTGGCTTAAGCGGTGGTATAAATGGTGGAAATTTTGATTTCAATGATATTTTACATATactattattatattaattaatcatAAACTGGTAGTTTTCAAAGTTGATAGGTTCACTGTGCATTTAAGCAAAAGTATGAAGTCAAGAGCCGAAATGCAGCTGAATGCCATTGAATGCCTTCCTTAATAAGTTCTTACACatggaaatgttttttaaagattaatttttaaatactatacgttttaagatattttcttaaaacGGCATACATATGTTACTTTCAAAGACTACGTTTTGGTCATGAAGTCAAATGTGTTTtggataattattttaaatagcagatattattttttcttttttctgtgCAATTGCAAACGTGTAAGACATAGTCATTGCGGTGTTTGTGGTTAAAACTCATACAAATGTGACTTGCAAAACGCCAGTAGCATCTTGAAGTTGGACAGGGAATTGTGTGTCGTGAGGCTCAGATCCCAAGGTCGTGTTCATGGCGAGTTCTTGAGTTCTCGAGAAAATTGCACAATTGAGTTGAGAGTGCTGCAGGCACGTTTAAACGCCTGATGGCTCATGTTAACCTGACCCTAACCTTTTGGGGCGTACCAACGCAACTTCACTTTAagtttcaaattaaatttcacTCATGAGGCAACTGTCGGGGGTGAGTTAAACTGATGCGATGCCCGAACTAATTGCAGCTAATTGAAATGCACGGCATTCGACGACGACAACAACGTATGTTGCGAAAACAGTGTTGAAATGACGCAGAGTcaggccaaagccaaagcgaTTCAAGAGCAAAGTGCGTGAAAAATCGAATCCAGATGCCGGCCAGGTGATCGCTTTAACcaaatatttatgcaaatgcCAATTGTGCCGCAGGAAGAGCACAATGTCACGTCAACACACGCCTCAAATGTGCcatgaaaaataataacaaaatcaaacaaaagccTCATTACATATCCCCAGCGACGTGTACACTGTACAGTGTACACTATACCCTCCCATACAGATTTAGGCGCAAAAATGGGTTCGGATAAGGAGAACAACCTAAATGGTTTCCCATGGACTTTGCCACAGTCCATTCCTCCTTCCCCGATCCCAGACTCGATCCCATTGTCACATGTCACAACGCGAGCAGCACAGAATCTGCATAAAATGTAAATTGAgttcgttttttttgtttattttgaagatagagTTCTCCCGGCACACGCGTGGCGAATCTTTTGGCGATTCTCTAGCCATCCGACTAGCCAATTTATCAAACATTGCTTTTACGACTTGGAGGTGCTTGTCAGGCGGAGTACAATCCGAATCCATTAGGGTTTAACGCAAGATAATAAACCTGTACCCCTATTTTTAGAGAATTCTTTTGGCCTTATGGCCCGCGCTCATTCATATTAATTCCCGTGGTCAGCACGTTTTTAGgtttatttctttttgaatttgagttaaaaaaaaaagttataactCAAAACCATAGatatttaatgttttaaaagACATATGAATTATCTTACAATCTAACAATCTACAAATAACAATTTTCATTTATGATGAAATTTTACAtttagttttatttgttttttactaGGCAGTTGAGCTTACCCTTCAGccaaattattaaatattaaatgacccattaaagaaaatgaaattaacttGTTTTGGGTGGGTTGACATTGAATGAAATACTTCAAAGAAAAAACCTCAGTTGTGTGCAAATAAAAACCAGGTTTATGAGCCATTAAGGCTTGTTTACAACATGAAAACTTCAAAGTCCCTGTGGAAAAGAAAACCCCCAAGATCAGCGATATAAccctaaaatatttaagcacTTCACAGGGCATTGCCCAGTCGATGCCTAGAGAAGGGGTATTcttttattcacaaaaagCATAAGAATAAGTAATGCTAAACATTGATAAGCCATAAACACGAAATGAAGACCGCAGAAATTAGCAAATTGCTCACGTGCTTAAAACTTTTTCTCCTCGCCCACACCCGAAAATATTTCGGgctttattcttttttttttgggttttctaTTTTGGCACTACGACACCCGGTAGCATAAGCATATCCGTACACTCCAGGCCACAGATTCTCGGCCCCTGGACTGGGGAAGTTGGCTTAGCTGACCAAGTTGGCAAAGAACTCGTCACCAAGTGCTCGGGTCTTTTCATTAACAACTTGATCATGACCAGCATCGGTAAGGCCGAGAGCCTGCTTAGAATTCTGGGGGAGATCAGAAACCTGATTGGCGTTTTAAAATGCCTTCGCCTGGCCGCAGATTTATATATTTCGGGGTTTCTATTCTTGACTCTTGGTAGTGTGTAAGtgaatttgcataaatatgcatgtatatTTGAATGGCTCCGATTTCCACTGGTAAGCACTGGTTGCCGACCCGACACTCAATCCGTTCCTGGCCCTTTTTCAAAGCTCTTTCAAATCAAAACAGGTCGGGCAGCCCCATAAACCAGGGGGTCGCATATTTACCACCCATCTAATCAAAGATATGAGTCAAGTTTGcttctaaaaatattcatcATAAACTAATCAAGATCTTTTGGAGACTAAACGAAGAATTCCAAGAATTAAAAAagcattaaattaaaataatttagacAACTGCTAAAAAGGACAAGATCGGTTAATAGACTAGGCTAGGAAAAGCCTCACACGAACCGCCTTATACCGGAATATATCAATATAATCGATTTATTTATTgcaaatcaaattatttaataattctttGAGACAAACCCAGTTTTGGGCAACGTGAGGCCAAAGCCAGGTCTGAGCTCATgggatataaataaatataatccGAGAATCATATATTTTGTTCTTTTCCCGGTTCCTATTTACATTTAACCCCGTGACCTTTGGTCAAGGTTTGGCTCCTCCAATATTTGGTTTAATCGTCTTTAAATTCCCCCGCCTCATTACACATTACGGAGCCGGTGGACACAGACTTCCGGTTTAAAGACTTCCGCATAGATGTAACAGTAAACAAGTTGCCGATCGAACCTCTGCGGCGATCAAGCTGGCCCagcaataaaaatatgtaaatggaaacaaagccaaacaaaaaggCCAATGCTGCGcgaaaatacacacacactatTTTGAAGCTAGCCTCGTGTTAGTCTACACTGCAGACGATCAAAGCATTGGAGTTATAatgtatattaaaataaatattgttgATCTTCAAATACACTACCTTTATGACAACATgacgtatacgcaatattgAACTCAGACTACGAAGAAAACATGTCGCCTGCTTTATATTATTCGTTACGCGTCGTATGCGTTAACTGTTTAAATAGTTGAAAAATTCTATTTAAAcctaatttcaataaaatacttTTCGTTTACTTAGACATTCAAGGCCACTTTTAATTTAtgtctaaaataaaattgttagCTCTTTGATCCAACAAGTCCAAATAGTCCAAAGTCCTCTCCAGAAAGAGCAGCCAAGAAAAGTGAACCCCGAAATCGATTGCTGTCTCGACTTCGTCTTCAGTTGGCTGATTAAACATCAGGAAATACAAAATGCTAAGCAGGCAAAAGCAAATTGTAACAGGGCCCAAAGTCAGCCGCGAAGCAAACGAGTTCTCGGGCCAAAGGCAACGGCTATAACGCTTTTGATAAGCGGCCAAAACTCGTTCGCATTTGGACCGTTGCACGAGGTGGGGGATGGAGAGCCAAAGGGTGGAGTGGCGGGGGTCCTAGCCAGGTAGCCCCATTGACTGATTATTGCTATTAATGCGAATGCGATGCTGCGAGTTGGCCGCTTGCTGGTTTTTGCCATTTGCATTGACATTGACTTTGACCGAGAAATTATAAATCGAAGCCAATGTGACGCATACTGGCGGTCAATACACATGAATGTATGCATCTGTATAATATGAATTAGTATTCGAATTTGGTGGGCTTTAAATTCTGACATTTTTATGCAACCACCACATAACATATAATTTGAATACAACAAAGCAATGCATTTTTAATAACGAATACAAGTACTTTATGGAAAATGGGTTCCTGACATTCGAGTGACAGTTTATTTCCATTCAGGTGATCCATCAAGCCGCTGCGAAAAGTACTTGAACCGAGCCCAATTGTTACCCTGGACATGCTCCATCGATTCAATCAACCTCCAAGACATGCAagcacccaaccacccaccgcAGATTTTTCGGCAATCGGTCAAAGTCAATGGGTCAAAGACGCAGAGCGTTCAAGTTCAAGCCCCAAAGAGATTAGAAAAATTACTTAAGACTAGATCAAAAAACGGCATTGACCGTCATGTCATGGCACacaattaaaattagaaaacttTTGTAGCCATTAGCCGAAATCAGTTGGGTTTATTGGCAATATTTAGCATAGCTTTGCTCAGAAGTTTCGaccccaccaaaaaaaatccaatCGAATACGATGCGGTGTATCCAATGGATGCGACCGTCTTCGCATTTCGTTATTGTCTTCTATTTCCTGGTTCGCCGACGAATATTTCGCATTATCTTGAATTAATTGTTGCATATTATAGCGACAAGCATTGACCTCAATTGGCGAGGGTGCGAATCTGTGTTAGTGATAAACAAAGTTTGGATACTTTGGAACCTACGTGAAGCAGAACGCGCAAATAAATGCGAGTCTTAAGTTAATAATGTTTATTCGATTTCTTCTCATTAAAAACGGATATTTAAACATAACCAAAATTGAACCATCATCTATCAAAACCAAGTCACATGTGAATACATATCCGCAAAGAACTTGTTATTAAGGGAGGAAACCTGAATATGAAGATCTATCTTGAAGCCTGAAtataaattgttaaatatttttcatctCTAAATGATGACAAGCAGCAAACATTTACGATTCGATGATTTGACATAAACTTAATTCGATTCCGTTCCAAATGGTATTTAACTTTATCTGCACACCTTCGCCTCTGAAAATCACTATAGAAAATGTAAATTCTTAACTAATATAGAGTATGATatctataaaatttttattaagaaaCAGAATTAGTTCTAAGAACTTGTGAAGGTACACCTTTTAATTCGTTTTATATCTTTAATAAGAACATATATTTCAACCCAAAACTTGTTTTTAGTATATGTATTTACATCCAAGTTTTAAATAAGCTTGTAACTATTTATCAttcctttaaatataatactaTAAAGATGTAAAACATGAAGGAccgattaaaaaataattaaatgttttttaatattaaaatggtCTTTTCTCACAAATGCTGTATTTTCGAAAAATGGTCAATAAAATTCTTATGAATAAgtacttttaaataaatttaaaaccgTTAAAAAAGGGTAGCCAATAAGGGCGTTGCCACGTTGAGGAAAAAAGGAACAGCGTTGCCAGAGTAGCTATCTTTTCTTGCATAATTTACTTATACCAACTCGGCCACACTGCTGTTATCAGCCGAATTTAATCAACATTTCTcattgtttgtgttttattttggtGCCTCCTCTCTCCCGCCACTCCTCTTCTTTGAATCGGCTCATTGTCATGGCGACAGAGAGGTTCTCCATCCCAGTCCGCATTTAAGGGACTGTCAGCAACGAGCTATGACTGTGCGAGGAATTGAAGCCATCACGTTGAACGGATCGGTGGGCAAGGAAAGTGTGAATTTGAGCGACGAGCGGGGCATTCCCGAAGCCGGAGCAATGAACTCAGTGGAACGTTACCGACAGGAGTGGGCCCAACTGCTTAGTACTCTCGATGGCGAGCCAGAAACCCTGCGTCGAGCTGCATTCGCCGGCGACCTCAAGATGTCAAAGTTCCGGAGCATCCACTGGGCATTGCTACTCAGAGTTCTCACCTCAGAGCATCGAAGTTGGATCAGTCAACGCCTTCAGCAACGAGTGCGTTACGACAAGTTTCGAACCGACTACGTACGCAACCCACATCAAATAGCCCTGGACTGCAACGACGATCCTCTGTCCCAGGAGACGCAGAGCGTTTGGAACCAGTATTTCAGCGATCAGGAGCTCTTCGCAGTCATACGACAGGACGTGGTTCGCACGTTTCCGGGCGTTGATTTCTTTCGCAAGCCCCTGGTGCAGAACGCGATGGTCAACATCCTGTTCTATTACGCTCGGGAGCATCCATACATGTGCTATCGCCAGGGTATGCACGAGATCCTGGCACCAATCATCTTTGTAGTGTACAGCGACCACCAGTCCCTGTTGCACTTTAGTGAGCTTGCCAAGACAGACATAAATCCCACGCTGCTAGACGTCCTGGATCCAGCTTACCTCGAGGCGGATACTTAGTAAGGCACATACAAAATGCCTATACAAAAAACCACtaattaaaatgtattatttttaaagctcTCTATTCTCTCGGTTGATGGCATCTGTAGAGTCGTACTATCGCGTCTCAAATCTTGTCTCGACGCCCGGCGGCCACATAGAACAGCGCATTGAGGTGTGTCGAACCCCACACCAGATTTTCCATCTGTTTGTATCGCATATCATTTAATTTCGATTTCAGTCCCCCGGGGAAAACGAGCAGCAAACAAAAGCGGAGGTTATCAGCCAGTTGAACTTTATACGCGACAAGATACTTGCCAAGCAGGACCAGCATTTGCACCATTATCTCCAGAAGATGGAAATTCCGCTTCATATATTCGGCATGTGAGTAATATGCAGGagttttaaatacaattttcatCCAAATCTTATATACATCTTAAAGACGCTGGTTACGCCTTCTTTTTGGTCGGGAGTTCATGCTGCTGGACCTGCTCTTGCTTTGGGACGCAATATTTGCCGATAGCGACCGCTTCGATCTGCCCAACTACATTCTGGTGGCTATGCTGGTGCACATCCGTGATAAGCGTGGGTATTCCCCAATAGTACTTCCTAGCTCTGACAAATTTAGTAACTCTTCTGATTGCAGTGCTCCTTAGCGACTACACCACATCTCTGACATATCTTATGCGCTATCCGGGTAATGTGGACGTCCATTTGGTGCTGCGCCACGCACTTTTTATGCTGAACCCCAAGGATTTTGATTATCCGGCCAACGCTTTCACTTGTGTGTCCTTCACAAACAACTCGGCGGGTAAAGAAGCAATTGTGCCAGCTGCCCGACCCCGTACCGTTTCGGAAACCTCATCAGTGGCAACCACCGGTAGTCAGATAGATCGGCAGATTACCTATATGCAGGAACGCAATGCGGCAGACTCCTCGGCGCT
The Drosophila bipectinata strain 14024-0381.07 chromosome 3R, DbipHiC1v2, whole genome shotgun sequence DNA segment above includes these coding regions:
- the TBC1D5 gene encoding TBC1 domain family member 5 produces the protein MTVRGIEAITLNGSVGKESVNLSDERGIPEAGAMNSVERYRQEWAQLLSTLDGEPETLRRAAFAGDLKMSKFRSIHWALLLRVLTSEHRSWISQRLQQRVRYDKFRTDYVRNPHQIALDCNDDPLSQETQSVWNQYFSDQELFAVIRQDVVRTFPGVDFFRKPLVQNAMVNILFYYAREHPYMCYRQGMHEILAPIIFVVYSDHQSLLHFSELAKTDINPTLLDVLDPAYLEADTYSLFSRLMASVESYYRVSNLVSTPGGHIEQRIESPGENEQQTKAEVISQLNFIRDKILAKQDQHLHHYLQKMEIPLHIFGIRWLRLLFGREFMLLDLLLLWDAIFADSDRFDLPNYILVAMLVHIRDKLLLSDYTTSLTYLMRYPGNVDVHLVLRHALFMLNPKDFDYPANAFTCVSFTNNSAGKEAIVPAARPRTVSETSSVATTGSQIDRQITYMQERNAADSSALAKLQDSHRVAMDGYLENSPELLRLELKNAQTVIKIARSKLQTYLGTVRHHVAKQANTNEELGRTLDNIEELCSFLDVKCMFPLHTRSAPIDQALEANEQKQINNSSRPKKVSPGASPTVTGPPPSISSGGYELPENAFMHSSMRRLLGELREIELSTITSDEKPGTDSASTLNGLPAAEPQQRHPNSLS